The Corallococcus soli genome includes a window with the following:
- the mutM gene encoding bifunctional DNA-formamidopyrimidine glycosylase/DNA-(apurinic or apyrimidinic site) lyase, protein MPELPEVEIARRNLARWFKGHRVVRAEADATRVFRGAELAHFARLTGRVEALERKGKYLLLTLEGGRGLMAHLGMTGKFVRRAQGEVVPYSRARFHLDDGFVIHFCDPRLFGRMEPVPSGGLWELASVKALGRDPLTEGLTGPQLQEAVGDSKQDLKVALMDQGRVAGLGNIHAAEALFRAGVHPARKPASLTPPEWQRLAEGVHAAFDFAFKEQEGEDIVYLEEPGSVNRFLVYGRAEGPCSRCGTTVESFTQGGRTTHFCPKCQPLPKGPARPGKPPKRPSRVVDGAKPRSRRR, encoded by the coding sequence ATGCCTGAGCTACCGGAAGTGGAGATCGCCCGGCGCAACCTCGCGCGCTGGTTCAAGGGCCACCGCGTCGTGCGTGCGGAAGCGGACGCCACCCGCGTCTTCCGGGGCGCGGAGCTTGCGCACTTCGCCCGGCTCACCGGCCGGGTGGAGGCCCTGGAGCGCAAGGGAAAGTACCTGCTGCTCACCCTGGAGGGCGGCCGGGGCCTGATGGCCCACCTGGGGATGACCGGGAAGTTCGTGCGCCGCGCGCAGGGGGAGGTCGTCCCCTACAGCCGCGCCCGCTTCCACCTGGACGACGGCTTCGTCATCCACTTCTGCGATCCCCGCCTCTTCGGCCGGATGGAGCCCGTGCCCTCTGGCGGCCTGTGGGAGCTGGCGTCGGTGAAGGCCCTGGGGAGGGATCCGCTGACGGAGGGCCTCACCGGGCCCCAGCTCCAGGAGGCGGTGGGGGACTCGAAGCAGGACCTGAAGGTGGCGCTGATGGACCAGGGCCGGGTGGCGGGCCTGGGCAACATCCACGCGGCGGAGGCGCTCTTCCGCGCGGGCGTGCACCCGGCCCGCAAGCCCGCGTCCCTCACGCCGCCGGAGTGGCAGCGGCTGGCGGAAGGGGTCCACGCCGCGTTCGACTTCGCCTTCAAGGAGCAGGAGGGCGAGGACATCGTCTACCTGGAAGAGCCGGGATCCGTGAACCGCTTCCTCGTCTACGGGCGGGCGGAGGGGCCGTGTTCGAGGTGCGGAACGACGGTGGAGTCCTTCACCCAGGGTGGACGCACCACGCATTTCTGTCCGAAGTGTCAGCCGCTCCCCAAGGGCCCCGCCCGTCCTGGAAAGCCGCCGAAGAGGCCCTCGCGGGTCGTTGACGGCGCGAAGCCCCGCTCCCGTAGACGTTGA